In Pseudomonadota bacterium, the genomic window GCGATACCCCGGGTAGGGCGTGCCGAACGGAAAGTTCGGCGCGCACGTGATCACCTGCACCGTGTGCCCCGCGCGCACCCACTCCCGGGCGTGCTCGTAGGTGCGCGACGCCGGTGCGTTCACCTCGGGTGGGAAGTTGTCGGTGATGAAGACGATTCGCATGCGCGCCCAGGAACCGTTCGCCGCTCCGC contains:
- a CDS encoding glycosyltransferase WbuB; protein product: MRIVFITDNFPPEVNAPASRTYEHAREWVRAGHTVQVITCAPNFPFGTPYPGYR